The window CGATCGTCTTGCCCAGCTCCTGCTGCAGGCGGAGGAACTCCTCCTGCAGTTGGCCGCGGACCACGGGGTCGACGGCGGAGAAGGGCTCGTCCATGAGCATCACGGGCGGGTCGGCGGCGAGCGCCCGGGCCACGCCGACGCGCTGCTGCTGACCTCCCGACAGCTGCGCCGGGTAGCGCTTGGCGAAGCTCGCGTCCAGGCCCACGCGCTCCAGCAGCTCCATCGCGCGGCTGCGGGCCTGCGCCTTGGAGGTGCCCAGCAGCAGCGGAACGGTCGCGACGTTGTCGACGATGGTGCGGTGCGGGAACAGGCCCGCGTGCTGGATGACGTAGCCGATGCCGCGCCGCAGGTCGGAGGCCGAGAAGCTGCCGGTGTCCCGGTCGTCGAGCCAGATCGTGCCGGAGGTCGGCTGGATCATCCGGTTGATCATCCGGAGTGAGGTGGTCTTCCCGCAGCCGGACGGACCGACGAAGACGGTGATCTCACCGGAGGCCGCCTCGAGGCTGAGGTCGTCGACGGCGACGGTGCCGTCCGGATAGCGCTTGGTGACGTGGTCGAATCGGATCATCGAACTGAGGCCTCCTCGTGTCCAGCCGGTTTC is drawn from Nakamurella deserti and contains these coding sequences:
- a CDS encoding ABC transporter ATP-binding protein codes for the protein MIRFDHVTKRYPDGTVAVDDLSLEAASGEITVFVGPSGCGKTTSLRMINRMIQPTSGTIWLDDRDTGSFSASDLRRGIGYVIQHAGLFPHRTIVDNVATVPLLLGTSKAQARSRAMELLERVGLDASFAKRYPAQLSGGQQQRVGVARALAADPPVMLMDEPFSAVDPVVRGQLQEEFLRLQQELGKTIVLVTHDIDEAVKLGDRIAVLRTGGHLAQLATPTELLSRPADDFVAAFVGRDRGYRALGFESAGDLDPQPEPTVTVGSDRAAAEGVALDGWVLVVTADGEPMGWLEIVPGATGDIDPVILNRGGTRVGLDGSFRDALDAALSSPSGRGVVVDGARRLVGTVTAGEVVRRIEAQAGDRRAAERTAVAG